The Hymenobacter oligotrophus genome segment GAAAAACGCTTGCCACCGCCACTTGCATGACTGTGCGCCCGCTGAACCTGCCGGAACTGGGGTTGCTGATTTACCTGCTGCGGGGTACGCCGCAGGCAGCGCAGCTGCTAAGTGAACTGCACACCGCCGAAGTAGCCGAGTTGAACACCGATAGCATTGGCAGCTTGCGTTTCCTAAACCACATGCCCAACCGCCACCTAGGCGAGCGAATTGCCAGCACGCAGTTCCTCGACGAAGACAGCGTGCCGGTGTTTGCCGCGCTGTACCTCGATCAGCACGGCGAGCTGTACGAGCTCGACTGCTGGAAGCCAAACGATGCCCCGGTGGTACGGATTCCGGCTTTCTAACAGCCGAGCCCGAAGGCTACAGCCTCCTAGGTGCCCAGGCTCTGGTGGCCCCAAGAGCAGCGCGGCGGCTACTGCTTGCACTTGTCCTTGCGGCGGGTATCGATGACGTGGACGATTTTCCAGCCTTGGGCCATGCGCACCAGCTGAAACGAGTTGTAGCCACAATGACTGAACTTGTTGCCCGCGAAGAACTGGTAGGGCGTCCAGACGCTGGCCAAATCGGCGTCGATTAGCACGCGCTCGTAGCTAATGCGCTCGTCCCACACCTCGGGGTGCGGCGTGCCCACGGCCTTCAGCAAGTCGGCTGGGTTATCGGTGCGCACCTGTGGGCTGCCGCCGCGGGTGCTGATGGTTTGCAGAACCACGCCCGGAGCCAGCGTGCTGCGCACCATGGCGCTGTCGCCTTTGCGCATGCCCTCAAAAAACGTGTCGATGGTTTTCTTCACGGCGTTGGCGTCGGTGGCCGATTGCGCCGCGGCCAAAGGCGAAAACGCGAGCAAGCAGCCGGAGAGTAGCAGGTGTTTCATGGGGAAAATAGTACGGCCGAGTGGCCGCTGCGCCCAACGACGTACCGTCGGGTCAAGGAGTTGCATGAGGCTTAGCAGCTGACCGATTAGCGGGTGCCGGAACCGAAAATATGTTCAAAAAGCCGCAACTATGACCCCTTGCGCACTGTTTCATCTATAATCAGCAGCACATGATTTGCCCTAGGTGCAAGCCCCGTGTTGCTGCTAAATGAGCCGGTGTGCGGTGGGCGACGGAGCGCCGATTGCAAGTAGCCGGTTGGGCATGGTGCCGTCGGGGCGCTGTGTCGTGGTAAGTTTACTTTTCCATCCGCTTCTTTGCCGAAGCCGCAACCCCAACAATATGCGTACGAAAGGTCTGTTCAACTTTGGTCCCGTATTTGGCTATTTCTTCCGCAAGAAAGACCCGAACCGCCACACCAACTTCAACTTGCGCACGATGCACACCATCAATAAAATTTCGATGCTGATGTTTCTGGCAGGTCTGATTTTCATGCTCTTCAAGTTTGTGATTTTGCGCTAACGCGCCTTGGCTCACCGGCCTATACTGCAAGCCCGCTGGTACTTCCCGCGGGCTTGTTTCGTTGGTGTGCACAGGGCCGGCCCCGCGTCGGGCGCCGCAAATCTGAAAGGCAGCCGCTACCTTGGCGTTCAGCCTATCTCCCTTGGTATGAACATCGAAGAACTCCGCGAGTACTGCCTGAACAAGGCCGGCACTACCGAAGAAACCCCGTTTGGCGAAGACACGCTGGTGTTTAAAGTAGGCGGCAAAATCTACGCCCTCACCAGCATTGGCAGCTACGAAAGCGTAAACCTAAAATGCGACCCGGAACGCGCCGTGCAGCTGCGCGACGAGCACGACTTTGTGCGGCCCGGCTACCACATGAATAAAAAGCACTGGAACACGGTGCTGGTGGGCACGGGCATCAGCGTGCGCATGCTGCAACAACTAATCGACCACTCGTACGACCTCGTGCGCGCCTCGCTGCCCAAAGCCGTGCAAGCCGAGCTGGCCGCCGCCGATGGTTTGTAGCCTGCAGAAGCCGCCGAGGTAACGCAGAAGGCGCAAAGTTGTTCTGAATCCAAAACAGCTCTGCGCCTTCTGCGGGCTAAACGGAACCGCGCAAACCAGCGGCTGTTACACCACCACGTTTACCATGCGCCCGGGCACTACAATCACCTTTTTGGCGGGTTTGCCTTCGGCGTAGCGGGCCAGGATGTCGGTGCCGAGTACGGTTTGCTCGATTTCGGCGGCCGTGGCGTTGGCCGGAAACTGCAGCTGCTCGCGCACTTTGCCGTTGATGGCTACCGGGTAGTTCACGGTGTCCTCAACCAGGTAGGCCTCGTTGAACTCGGGGAAGGGTGCGGTGCTGAGCGAGCCGGCTTCGTGGCCGAGTTGCGTCCAGAGCTCCTCGGCAAGGTGCGGGGCGTAGGGCGAAATCAGCACCACCAGCGGCTCCAGAATAGCACGCTTGTGGCAGTTCAGCGCCGATAGCTCGTTTACGCAAATCATAAACGTACTCACCGAGGTGTTGAACGAGAACCGTTCGATGTCCTCCTGCGCCTTCTTGATGGCTTTGTGCAAAGCCTTCAATTCGGCGGGTGTGGCAGGTTCGTCGGTTACGGCCCAGTCGCGGTCTTCGGGGAAGTACAAGCGCCAGAATTTCTTCAGGAAGCCCGATACGCCCGTCATGCCTTGCGTGTTCCAAGGCTTAAACTGCTCCAACGGACCCAGGAACATCTCGTGCAGGCGCAACGCGTCGGCCCCGTAGCGCTCAATCAGCGTGTCGGGGTTCACCACGTTGTACTTCGACTTCGACATCTTCTCGATTTCGACGCCGCACACGTAGGTGCCGTTGTCTTCGAGGATGAACTCGGCCGAGGCGAAGTCTTCGCGCCACTGGCGGAACGCTTCAATGTCAAGCACGTCGTCCTCAACGATGTTCACGTCGACGTGCAGCGGCGTGGTTTCGTACTCGCCTTTCTTCGAGTTCGTTACGAACTTATTGGTGCCGTTGATGCGGTACACAAAGTTCGAGCGACCCAAAATCATGCCCTGGTTGATGAGCTTTTGGAAAGGCTCGTTGCCGCTTACCAGCCCTAGGTCTTTCAGGAACAAGTACCAGAAGCGGGCGTAGAGCAAGTGACCCGTAGCGTGCTCAGCACCACCCATGTATAGGTCTACGGTTTGCCAGTACTGCTCGGCTTCTTCGCCCACAAAACGTTCGTCGTTTTGCGGGTCCATGTAGCGCAGGTAGTACCACGAGGAGCCGGCCCAGCCGGGCATCGTGCTCAGCTCGAAATCATGCTGCCCCCGGTACTTCCAGTCCTTCGCCCGACCTAGGGGCGGCTCGCCGGTTTCGGTGGGCTTGTACTCGTCGATTTCGGGCAGCACCAGCGGGAGGTCTTGCTCGGCCACGCCGAAGGCCATGCCGTCGCGGTAGTACACCGGAATCGGCTCGCCCCAGTAGCGCTGTCGGCCGAAGATGGCATCGCGCAGGCGGTAGTTCACTTTGCCTTTGCCGATGCCCATTTCTTCGAGGCGCTCGATTACTGCCTTCAGAGCTGGCTTTACTTCGAGGCCGTTGAGGAAATCGGAGTTGATGATGCGGCCTTCCTTGGCAGCGTAGGCTTCGTTGGCTTCTTCATCAAAGCCCTCTACCACCGGCACGATGGGCAGCGAGAAGTGCTTGGCAAACGCGAAGTCGCGGGTGTCGTGGGCGGGTACGGCCATTACCACGCCAGTGCCGTAGCCAGCCAGCACATAGTCGGCCACCCAAATGGGCAGCTTCTCGCCGCTGAAGGGGTGCAGGGCGTACGACCCCGTGAAGGCGCCGGTAATGGTCTTCACGTCGGCCATCCGGTCGCGCTCCGAGCGGTTTTTGGCCCACTCTACGTACCTCTCCACCTCGGCGCGCTGCTCGTCGGTGATGAGCGTTTCGAGCAGCTCCGACTCGGGCGCTACGGCCATGTACGTTACGCCGAACAGGGTATCGGGGCGGGTGGTGAATACTGTAAGCGGCAGCTCGGGGTGGTTTTCCACCTCAAAGCGTACCTCGGCGCCCACGGAGCGGCCAATCCAGTTGCGCTGCATTTCCTTTACCGCCTCGGGCCAATCGATGGTGTCGAGGCCGTCGAGCAGGCGCTGGGCATAAGCGGTGATGCGCAGGTTCCACTGGGGCATCAGCCGGCGCTCCACGGGGTAACCGCCGCGCTCCGAAACGCCGTCCTTCACCTCGTCGTTGGAAAGCACCGTGCCCAGCTGCGGGCACCAGTTCACGTAGGTTTCGCTTTGGTAGGCCAAGCGGTAGGGGTGCACGGCAGCCACGCGCTGGGCCTCGCTCATCATCTGCCACTGGCCCGCCGAAAAGTCGTGGCGCTCGTCTTCGTCGCACACGGCGCGCACACCGGCCGAGCCCTCGGCCGCAAACTTATCTTGCAGGGTGCGGATGCTCTCGGCCTTGTTGGTGTCGAGGTTGTACCACGAGTTGAACAGCTTCAGGAAGATCCACTGCGTCCACTTGTAGTAGCTGGCGTCGGAGGTGCGCACTTCGCGGCTCCAGTCGTAGCTGAAACCCAAGGAAGAAAGCTGCTCGATGTAGCGGGCGATGTTCTCGCGGGTGGTTTTTTCGGGGTGCTGGCCCGTTTGGATGGCGTACTGCTCGGCGGGGAGGCCAAACGAGTCGAAGCCCATGGGGTGCAGCACGTTGAAACCGCGGTGACGCTTGTAGCGCGTCACGATATCGGAGGCGATGTAGCCCAGCGGGTGACCCACGTGCAAGCCCGCCCCCGAGGGGTAGGGGAACATGTCGAGCACGTAGTACTTGGGCTTCTCGGAGTGGTTTTCGGCGCGGAACGTCTGGTGTTGCTGCCAGAAATCCTGCCACTTCTTTTCAATCTCCTGCGGACGGTAGCCGGGCATATAATCGGGGCTGGGGATGCGGAATCTTTGAGCCGGCGAAAATACGGGAAATGGCTTGAAGAAGCTTTGTTGGCTGTTAGCTGTCGGTTGCTAGCTGTCAGCTATTGGCATTTACGTGTCGGCTGCAAAACAGCTAGCTGCTTATAGCCAATAGCTGACAACTGACCTAGGCCACCCAGCGGTGCGTGAGGCGCACCAGCTCGTCGATGTCCTTGATGGGGCCGCGGTACAGGATATCGGGGTTGTACACGTCGCCCGAGGAAAGTTCGATGTCGTTGCCGTCGGATTCGGTAGGCACGAACACGCGCAGCGAGCCGGTGGGCGTCATGCGCACGTATAGCTCGCCCCGGCGGTAGTTGGTGCCATCGGGTACGTAGTCGGCGTGCAAAAAACCAGCTTGTTCCAGTTCGTCGTGCGTCATCGTGCAAGCTTGGGGTTGGCTTGGTCGGGTAATGCGGCAGGCTAGCGGCAAGTGGTTGGCCAACCCGGGCTACCAGCCGCCATTGTTGGCTAGCCCAAGGTACAACCCAAACCGACCGGCTACGCGTTGGCAATTACGGAAACTTACCTGCGTGAATTACTGAATTGCTATTTGATAACGGCGGCATACGATTCCCGTAGCCGTTGGCGAAACGCTCATGCGCATGCAGGCTCAAATGTAAAATCAGTACTTGACGCCCGCCAAAACCCGTAGAAATGCTGCCGCCTCGCCGGAATGCAACGGCCACTTTTGCAACGGCAGGCTGCTCGTCGAAATGCGGCAACTGGTACGACTTCAGGTGTGGTGTCGTGCCACGACGGGTAGCCTGCTTTTTTTATGCACCTAGGGCAGCGGCAACGGGTTTTGCCCATCCCAGGTGCCGCGCGTGCTCAGCACCCGAAAGCGGGCAAACATTTCCTCGGAGTACCAGCCTTCTTGCCGCGTGCGCTTGATTATTTCTTTGTGGCGCCCCTCGTGCTGTTGCCCGTAGGCGTACTGGCGCATTTCGGCGGCCGAGCGCCACAGGCTAAACGTAGCCTGCCGCACGATGGGCAGCTCGCCCAGCCCAATGGCCGCCAACAGGCCCGGCGCTTGCTGCACGGCGCGGCTTACCGGCGGCACGGCCTGCCAAAACTTCCAGGAGCGCAGCAGCCGAATGCTGGCGCGGGTAAGCACCGCCACGGGTGCCTCGGCCGGGGCATCGGCCCTGGGTGCGTAGTCGAAGGGGTTGCTGCCATCCCAGAGGCCGTGTCCTTGCAGGGGCAGCAAATCGGCCGTCCAGAGCTCGTGGCTGCGTTCTTGGTAGGCCTGCCAGTGCGGGTTGCGCTCGAAAAAACGGCGGGCGGTAGCGTCGTCGTCCCACACGGCCATCAGGCCGTAGCGGGCAAAGTTTGGCTTAAGGCCAAAATCGTAGCCCGAGCCCAGCAGTTTGGCAAAGCGCAAGCCAGGCACCGCAGCTAGCTGCCGCGGCAACGTGCCCATTTGGGCCAGGGCCCAGCGGCGGTTTTCGAGCCGAACGGTGATGATGGAAAGCGTGGTGAGCGGCGAGGTAGGCAAAGCGGTAGGCGCGGGGGAAAACGACATCGGCAGCAAACAACAAAAAAGGGAGAGAAGTGACTCTCTCCCTTCGGGCAGATTTTTGAAAAGCCAGCCTAGGTTATTTGGGCTGCACCTTGGCGTGCTCGTCGCCGGTGGGCTGGTACCGCTCGCCAGTGGCCACGGCCTTTACGTAGCCGAACGCGTGCACCAGCACGTTGCTGGGCTGATCCCAGTACTCGCCTTTGTCAATGCTGATGCACAGCAGGGCAATGTTGGGGTCGTCGGAGCCCTTCGGAAACCAAGTGCGCAGGCTCTCGGTCCACAGCTCTTTGATTTTGGCGCGGTCGGTAACGATGCGGGCGCGGCCCGAAATGCTCACGTATAAATTGTCTTGGGGTTTGGAGTAGCCCAGGTTCACGTGGCGGTCTTGCTGCACCTCGTCGATTTTGGGCGAGTCCAGCTCCGTGAAAAACCACAAGGTGCCATCGGCCTCGGGCTCGTGGGTGTACATGGGGCGCGCGTGCAACGAGCCGTCGGGCTCGAGGGTGGTCATCATGGCAATTTTAATGTCCTTGATGCGCTCCACGAGTTTCGTTACGTCGTGGCTTACGGCAACTTTTTCAGCCATGGGGTCGGGTGTTTGGATGTAGTCAGATAAGAAGGAGTGTTGGGGCTTACGCGCCGAAGCGGCCCTAGGTTAGCTTGGCGCGCAACCCAGGCGGCACTGTTGGCAGTACCTTGCCTGCGTGAACTTCCTTGCCCACCTGGTTTTATCCGGCCCCGACCCCGACCTCATCTTCGGCAATTTTGCCGCCGAAGCCGTGCGCGGCCGGGCCGCCGTGGCTGCTTACCCGCCCGCGGTGCAGCGCGGCATCCGCCTGCACCGCCTCATCGATTCGTTTACCGACGCGCACCCCGTGGTGCGGCGCAGCACCGCCCGCCTGCGCGCCGCCGGCTTAGGCAAGTGGGCCGGCGTAGCCGCCGATGTGGGCTACGACCACCTGCTGGCCCGCCACTTTGCCCGGTACCACTACCGCCCCGCCGAGCCGTTGCCCGCGTTTGCGCAGCGCATGTACGCCCTTTTGCACGCCCGCCGCACCGAGCTGCCCGAACGCCTGCAGCACATGTTCAACTACATCCGCCGCGACGATTGGCTTACCGGCTACGCCCAGCCCGAAGGCCTGGCGCGCGCGCTCCTAGGTCTGAGCCGGCGCGTGCCGAATGGGGAGGTACTGGCCACCGGCTCGGCGGCGTTTCTGGCCGAAGTGGAGGCTTACGAGGCCGATTTTGCGGAGTTTTGGCCGGCGTTGCAGAACCAAGTTTTGACAGAATTCCCCTGAACCATGGAAAAAGAAGTTGTAGCAGTGCGCGACCTGATCGTGCAGCAGGCCAAGCACTTCCTCACCGAAGCCGGCGCCTTTTATCCGTTCGGAGCGCTGCTGAAAACCGATGGCAGCCTGGCGCTAATTGGCATTGAGGATGCAGAAGATGTTGAGCCGGCAAAAATGGTGGAACGCCTGGAAAGGCAGGTTTGGGAGCAGCTTGCCGGGGGCGAAGCCTTGGTAGGAGGCATCGGCGTGGATTTGATTCTGCGCTTCTCGGCCGAAACCGCACCCACCGACGCGGTGCATATCAGGCTGCTGGCTCACTACGGGTACGCCATCGACTACTTCATCACTTACCGCTTGGCCGAAGACCGGCTAATCTGCGACCCGCTGTTCGATAACGAAGGCACTCTGACGCTGGAATAAAGTACCCAAACACAAGGGCCCGCCCGTCGCGAAGACGGGCGGGCCCTTGTACTACCTAGGCACCGATCTTAGTGGTGGTGGCCGCCTTCGCCGTGTACGTGGCCGTGGTCGAGCTCTTCTTTGCTCGCGTCGCGCACGTCAACCACTTTGCCGTCAAAGTGCATGGTCATGCCGGCCAGCGGGTGGTTAAAGTCCATCTGAACGGTGTCGTTGCCCACGAACACCACTTTGCCTTGCAGGTGGTTGCCGTGGTTATCCGACATGGGCAGGTAGTTGCCGGGCTGCAGCATTTCGCTGTCTACCTGGCCATCTACCTCAAACACCTGCTTGGGCAGGTCTACAAGGGCGTTCTGGTCGTATTCGCCGTAGCCTTGCTCGGGCGACAGGGTGAAGCTGAAGGTGTCGCCGGCTTGTTTGCCTTGCAGCTGCTGCTCGAACTCCTCGGGCAGGCCGCTCATACCAAACAAAAACACCATGGGGCTGTCGGCTTCGGCCTTTTCCACGAGCGTTTTCTCCTGCTCGTCGTTGGTTACGCTTAGGTCGTAGGTGATGGTGACCACCTTTTGATCAGCAATCTGCATGTGTCTGGAGGGAATAATGGAAAACTGGAGGCAAGTAAAGGAAAATAACGCCGCTTGGGGCCTGGGGTTGCGGCCGATGCCGTTGGGCCCGGCGCCGCGGCCGCTTTTCGGCTGTTCTCATTTAGGAGGAATTAAGTTCGTACGACCTAGGGAAACAACGTCATGCCGAGCTCCGTCGAGGCATCTCGCGTGCTGATGTTGAATAGCAACTGTCATCCTGAGGCGCTAGCCGAAGGACCTTCTCACGGCTGGAGCGATGCGCCTAGGTCTATGAACCTCACAGGACCCCAGGGGGTACCGCGCCCTTGTTGAAAGTGGGAAAGCGTATGCTATCAGGCGTCAACACGCGGGGTGCCGCGGCCAGCTCGACATTACACGACCTAGGGGAAGTCGTTCTCACGTGATAAGGTCCTTCAGCTAGCGCCTCAGGATGACAGATAAAACAACACCCTCCCAACTACTTACTGCTGAAACTCCCAGGCGGTCCGGTAGGCCCCTAGGTCTTCCACGTAGTTTACGAACTCGCGGTAGAAGGGGTGGCTGCTGAGCGTGGCCGAGTCGCCAATCATCAGCAGCTTGCGGCGGGCGCGCGTCATGCCCACGTTCATGCGGCGGATATCGGCCAGAAAACCGATGTCGTTGGCGGCGTTGGAGCGCGTGAGGGTAATGGCAATGATGTCGCGCTCCTGGCCCTGGAACGAGTCGACGGTGCCGATGCTGAGCTGGCGCTTGGTAAGCAGCTCGTTCAGCTCGGGCATGTCCTCCACGCGGTCTTTCAGGTAGTTGATCTGCGCGCGGTAGGGGGCAATTACACCGATGCTGAGCGGGTGCTGTTCGTGGTTGCGCTGGTGGTAGTCCTGCAGCAGCTCCGACAAGCGACGCAGCAGCAGATCGGCCTCTTCGGGGTTAGCCACCGACGGCGAGTCCTGCAGGCCCATTTCCTCGAAACCACACCCGGCCGTGTCGATGAACTCCACGGCTTGGCCGGGCTCAAAGCGCGTGTCGTAGTCGTGCAGGTCGGCGGCGCGTACGCGTTCATCGGCCTGCAGCTTGCCGCCGTAAAACTGATCCGACGAGAACTGCATGATGTGCTGGTGCATGCGGTACTGCACCTGCAGCATGCGCGCTGTTTCGGGTTGGCGCGTAATGCACTTTTCAAACAAGGTTTCGCGCAAGCCCTGGGCGGCGGCTTTCTCGCTTTTCACGGTGGGCGGCAGCTGGCAATGGTCGCCGGCCAGTACTACGCGCTCGGCCTTGGTGATGGGTATCCAGCAGCCCGGCTCCAGCGCCTGCGCGGCTTCGTCGATGAACACGGTTTCGTACATCAGGTGCCGAATGGCGCGGTTGGCCGCGCCCACCAGCGTACAGGTAATTACCTGCACCTTCTCCAGCAAATCCTCGGTGATGTACTTCTCCAGCTGATCCGACTCTTGCAACAGCTGGTGCGCTTGCTCTTTCAGGGCCTGGCGCTGCTGGCGCTCCTCCCACCCGTAGTTGCGCTTGTATTGGCCGGCCATTTGGCGGTACTGCTCGGCCGTTTGGCGCAGGCTGCGCAGCTCGCCGTAGTGCTTGTGCGTCATCACCTGCGCATCGAGGGTGTGCTCGAGCAGCAAATCCGACACGCGTGAAGGGTTGCCCATCCGGATAACGTTCACGCCACGCTCGGCCAGCTTTTCGGTGAGCAAATCCACGGCCGTGTTGCTCGGGGCGCACACCAGCACGCGCCGCTCGCGGCGGATGGTTTCCAGAATGGCCTGTACCAGCGTGGTGGTTTTGCCCGTGCCGGGCGGGCCGTGGATGATGGCTACATCCTTGGCGGCCAGCACGTGCTGCACGGCGGCGGTTTGCGAGGCATTCAGCGGGTTGGGGTAGTAGAGCTTCTCGGTTTCTTCGGCCGATTTGAACTCGGCCGGCCGATGACCTAGGAGCGTATCGCGCAAATCGGCCAAGCGGCCGAAAGCGCCTTGCACCTTTTGCAGGGCCAGCTCCATTTCGCGGTAGCTTACCTCGTCGAAGGTGAGGTCGAGGCCCAGTTTGCCTTCGTCGATCCAGTCGGGCAGGTCTTCCTTATTGGTTGCGAGGGTAATCTTGTTGCGGCGTACGCTCGTAACCACGCCTTGCAGCATGGGCTTATCGGAGCCGGCGCGGCCGGGTATGTTGCCGAACAACGCTGCGTTTTTGCCTACCTGAAACAGGTGCAGCTGCTGACTTTGGCCGGCCGGGCGCTCAAGCTCGAGCACCAGCTTGCCGCCGAAGCCAATGTCTTCTTTGGTGATTTTGATGGGGTACCACGTCAGGCCGCGGTGTTGCCGCTCCGCAATCGTACTCTTTGCGTTACGAATGCGGTATTGCTCGAGGTCCTCTTGCTGCTCGATGCGTAACAGGGCTTGTACGCGGCGCAGCTCTTCGTAAACGGACTCGGTAGGGGTGTAGGTAGCTTCAGCCAAGCTTTCGGAATGCAAAAAGGTAAACCGTTTCAACAAACATTGAACGGCAAACGTGCGGCCGAAGGTCGGGCAGAAATTTGGAACGGGGGGCCGAGGCGGTTGTGGCCCGTTGTCATTTCGAGTGCCAGCGAGAAATATGGGTAGCCCAGTCTGCCGAATCTGGGAGGAATTAAATGCAGTGTTTTTGCCTCCTATGGTATGTCATCCTGAGGCGCAGCCGAAGGACCTTATTCCGCCTGAACAAAACGTTGTTACAACTGTCATTCGCGCGTGATAAGGTCCTTCGGCTGTGCCTCAGGATGACAGTTCCTATACTACATAAACCCTCACCCAGATTCCTCGCTTACGCTCGGAATGACAGGGCTATTAAACGCCAATCAGCGCCCATAAGGGCTATCGGCGCGGTAGCGCCGCTCAAACTCCTCGCGGGTGCAAATGCTGCGCACGTCCACCACGCGGTCGATGGAAAGAATACCATCGAGGTGGTCGATTTCGTGCTGCAGCAGCTCGGCCAAGTCGTCTTCTGCACCGGCGCGGGTTTCGTGCCACTGGCCGCCTAGGTCTTGGTAGCGCACGGTAATCCAGGAGTGGCGTGGCACCTGTATGAAGATGGCCAGAAACGATAGGCAGGCATCCCACACCAACGGAGTTTCGGGGCTGCGGGCCACAATGCTGGGGTTGATGAGGGGCCACACTTCACGGCCGGGCAGGCGCAGCAATACCACCCGCTTGAGCGCGCCAATTTGCGGCGCGGCAATGGCGCGGCCGTAGCCGGTGGTTTCGCGCCAGTGGGCTACGGTATCCGTCAGGTCTTGCACCAAGGCGGCTACCTCGGGCGCGCTAGGGTCGGCAACGGGGTGGGCTACCTGGCGCAGCACCGGGTTGCCCAACTGGAGAATTTCGCGAACGGGCATGCAGGTAGGGCTAACGGTGTTTAACGGCTTGCACCATCTGGCGCAAATCGGCGGCGGAATATACCTGGCCACGCGCCACCACCGTATGGATGCCGCGCAGGTTGCTGATGTTCTGGAGCGGGTTGGCGCGCAGCAGCACCACGTCGGCATCCTTGCCCGCGCGGATAGTGCCCGAGCGCTGCTCGGCTTTCAGAAAACGGGCGCCGTTGATGGTAGCGGCTTTCAGCGCCTGCGCCGGCGTGAGGCCCGCCTGCACCATTAGCTCCAACTCACCTAGGAGCGAGGCGCCGGGGTACACGTACGAGTTGAAGGGCCCGCTATCGGATCCGGCCAGCAGCGTAACGCCGGCCGCTTGCATTTGGGGCACCATGCTCATAAACCGCGCCCCAAGCTGCTTGTTGAAAGCTCGCGTGGCCGCCGATTGTGCCCGAGCACTGGCAATGCGGCGGGCGTAGGTGGCTTGTATTTTCGGGTCGATGTAAGCCAGAAGCGTGTCGCGCGCGTGGTCGGTTTCGGGTAGCTCGGCCAGTACTTTCTGAATATGCAAGGTGGGCACCACGGCCGTGCGGTGCTGCGCTAGCATGCGGTAGGTGCGGGCGGCCGTTGCGGCATCGTAGGTGCGGTAGATGGCCGGCAGCACCGCGAACAGACCCAGGGGTTTGCTGGTGCTTTGGCTGTTGCGGATGGCCGTGGTAATGCTGTCTTCTTTGGGGGAGCAGGCTTTGAACACGTAGTACAGGTGCTCCGAAGCATCAAGGCCGCTTTCTACGGCCTCGCGCAAGGTAGCGGTGTAGGGCATGTGGCCGGTGGTGGTTAGCCCCCGCTTTTCGGCCGCGGCAACGGCACCTAGGAAGGCCTCGCGCGAAATCGTGCTTTCGTAGAGCTTCACGTAATCAACCTTCAGCCGCTGCAGCGAGTCGAGGGCCCGCTCAATCTGCGCGG includes the following:
- a CDS encoding AAA domain-containing protein, with amino-acid sequence MAEATYTPTESVYEELRRVQALLRIEQQEDLEQYRIRNAKSTIAERQHRGLTWYPIKITKEDIGFGGKLVLELERPAGQSQQLHLFQVGKNAALFGNIPGRAGSDKPMLQGVVTSVRRNKITLATNKEDLPDWIDEGKLGLDLTFDEVSYREMELALQKVQGAFGRLADLRDTLLGHRPAEFKSAEETEKLYYPNPLNASQTAAVQHVLAAKDVAIIHGPPGTGKTTTLVQAILETIRRERRVLVCAPSNTAVDLLTEKLAERGVNVIRMGNPSRVSDLLLEHTLDAQVMTHKHYGELRSLRQTAEQYRQMAGQYKRNYGWEERQQRQALKEQAHQLLQESDQLEKYITEDLLEKVQVITCTLVGAANRAIRHLMYETVFIDEAAQALEPGCWIPITKAERVVLAGDHCQLPPTVKSEKAAAQGLRETLFEKCITRQPETARMLQVQYRMHQHIMQFSSDQFYGGKLQADERVRAADLHDYDTRFEPGQAVEFIDTAGCGFEEMGLQDSPSVANPEEADLLLRRLSELLQDYHQRNHEQHPLSIGVIAPYRAQINYLKDRVEDMPELNELLTKRQLSIGTVDSFQGQERDIIAITLTRSNAANDIGFLADIRRMNVGMTRARRKLLMIGDSATLSSHPFYREFVNYVEDLGAYRTAWEFQQ
- a CDS encoding peptide deformylase; translation: MPVREILQLGNPVLRQVAHPVADPSAPEVAALVQDLTDTVAHWRETTGYGRAIAAPQIGALKRVVLLRLPGREVWPLINPSIVARSPETPLVWDACLSFLAIFIQVPRHSWITVRYQDLGGQWHETRAGAEDDLAELLQHEIDHLDGILSIDRVVDVRSICTREEFERRYRADSPYGR
- a CDS encoding amidohydrolase family protein, whose amino-acid sequence is MKLSSTLLLGYVALALGACAGQQPQQPYDLVITHANVVDVEAERVLPNQTVCIAQGQIRRVQKSGSRALAAKQTIDAQGQYLIPGLWDMHVHFRGGDSLTAANRNLLPLYLAHGITSVRDAGGDLTPAIFNWREQMAAGKLAGPRIYTSGPKLDGPRPTWAGSLVVETPAQIERALDSLQRLKVDYVKLYESTISREAFLGAVAAAEKRGLTTTGHMPYTATLREAVESGLDASEHLYYVFKACSPKEDSITTAIRNSQSTSKPLGLFAVLPAIYRTYDAATAARTYRMLAQHRTAVVPTLHIQKVLAELPETDHARDTLLAYIDPKIQATYARRIASARAQSAATRAFNKQLGARFMSMVPQMQAAGVTLLAGSDSGPFNSYVYPGASLLGELELMVQAGLTPAQALKAATINGARFLKAEQRSGTIRAGKDADVVLLRANPLQNISNLRGIHTVVARGQVYSAADLRQMVQAVKHR